A window of Edaphobacter lichenicola contains these coding sequences:
- a CDS encoding linear amide C-N hydrolase, which produces MARWLCSFFVILSLLPGAEMRTLACTRAVYLGPDGEVITSRSMDWKVDVGTNLWILPRGMERNGEVGAQSLKWRSKYGSVVATGYDVSTTDGMNEKGMVANLLWLVESEYPKPIAGKPGMAISLWAQWVLDNFATVAEAVDALEHETFTLVTASVPGEKRLATLHLSMSDATGDSAIVEYIDGKQTIHHDRKYQVMTNSPAFDQQLALDTYWKGIGGTVMLPGTNRAADRFARASFYINAIPQGESPDITVASVFSVIRNVSVPYGLTTPEEPNISSTRWRTVADQKRMIYFFESAVTPNTFWMNFKDIDFSAETGKVEKLDLGKNQSQVYAGNAVKEFVMSKPFKFLGIP; this is translated from the coding sequence ATGGCTCGTTGGCTATGCTCCTTCTTTGTTATTTTGAGCCTTTTACCTGGCGCGGAGATGCGCACCCTGGCCTGTACGCGGGCTGTTTACCTGGGGCCGGACGGCGAAGTGATTACCTCTCGCTCGATGGATTGGAAGGTCGATGTAGGCACGAATCTGTGGATACTGCCTCGCGGGATGGAGCGGAACGGGGAGGTGGGAGCGCAGTCGCTCAAGTGGAGATCGAAGTACGGAAGCGTGGTGGCTACTGGATATGACGTTTCAACGACGGATGGGATGAATGAGAAGGGGATGGTGGCGAATCTGCTGTGGCTGGTGGAGTCGGAGTATCCGAAGCCGATCGCAGGCAAGCCAGGGATGGCGATCTCACTATGGGCACAGTGGGTGCTGGACAACTTCGCTACAGTGGCAGAGGCAGTGGACGCTCTGGAGCACGAGACCTTTACGCTGGTGACCGCGAGTGTTCCGGGCGAGAAGAGGCTCGCTACGCTGCATCTCTCGATGTCGGATGCGACCGGCGACAGCGCGATTGTGGAGTACATCGACGGGAAGCAGACGATTCACCATGACCGCAAGTATCAGGTGATGACGAACTCCCCGGCGTTCGATCAGCAGCTGGCGCTGGATACATATTGGAAAGGCATTGGCGGAACGGTCATGCTTCCGGGAACGAACCGCGCGGCGGACAGGTTTGCGCGAGCTTCTTTCTACATCAACGCAATTCCACAGGGAGAGAGTCCGGATATTACAGTTGCCAGCGTCTTCAGCGTGATCCGGAATGTCTCGGTGCCTTATGGGCTTACGACGCCGGAGGAGCCGAACATCTCATCGACGCGATGGCGAACAGTGGCCGATCAGAAGAGAATGATTTACTTCTTCGAGTCCGCGGTGACACCCAATACGTTCTGGATGAACTTCAAGGATATCGATTTCTCCGCAGAGACCGGGAAGGTGGAGAAGCTTGACCTGGGAAAGAACCAGAGCCAAGTCTATGCCGGGAATGCTGTAAAGGAATTTGTGATGAGCAAGCCGTTTAAATTTCTTGGGATACCGTAG
- a CDS encoding STAS domain-containing protein: MPEEVAAKLPEVPAKPLTYDVKREGETAVVKCHGRLVAGLTDGFYKELKEVASSSKVLVLDLEDLTYVDSMGLGTIVRLYAHAKSAGCEFQLLHLGKQLRNLLKMTNLLSTLASAEGHGITVA, encoded by the coding sequence ATGCCTGAAGAAGTAGCCGCCAAACTGCCTGAAGTACCCGCCAAACCGCTAACCTATGACGTTAAACGTGAAGGGGAAACTGCCGTTGTGAAGTGCCATGGTCGCCTGGTGGCGGGCCTCACGGATGGCTTTTACAAGGAATTGAAGGAAGTTGCCTCCAGCAGCAAAGTGTTGGTGCTCGATCTCGAAGACCTGACCTATGTGGACAGCATGGGACTGGGAACGATCGTGCGGCTCTATGCTCACGCAAAGAGCGCAGGGTGCGAGTTCCAGCTGCTGCACCTCGGCAAGCAGTTACGGAATCTCTTGAAGATGACCAACCTGCTGTCGACTCTCGCCTCGGCGGAGGGGCATGGGATCACGGTTGCCTAA